From the Methanoculleus sp. SDB genome, the window TGCAGGTCAGGGAACGTGAGATTTTGTACCCCTTTCGTGGGATGTCCCGCCCTGCATGCGATATGGCAGTTGTCCGCTGATCCCCGCGTGTCCCGGCAGGCTGATGCCTGCGGGGACCTGTCGTCACTTGCCGGGCCCGGTGCGGATCAGGGCACAGATGATCAGGAATACAAGCCCCGATGCAGCGGCCGTTTCGATAAAAAGCCCTGCCAGGAGTGCTGCGGAAAAGAAGGCCTCATATCCGGCTGTCCCGGCGGTTCCCAAGGCCGCCGCACCCGCATCGAAGGCTATGCCGAGGACGGGCAGGCGGTCCGCGAAGAGCGGTGAGGGCCCGCCCGGCCATGTTTCCGGGTTGGCGAGCAGGGCGACGAGGAACGGGAACTGGAAGACGGCACCGGCAATGAGGGCGTTTCGTCTCACGCTCCCTGACAGGCGCCCCGGAAATCCCGCAAACGGCATGAGGACACCCGTTGCCGACACCGTCGCGATTGCCCCGAGGATGGCCGCAGCCCCCGCCGCTCCGGTTCCGATCAGCCCGGCCGTCATGAGCATGACGGCCGCGAGTGCGGCGAGTGCGGCCACGATGAGGAGGACGGCGACGGGATGCCGGCGGCTGCGTGCGGAAAGGGCTTCGGGCCCGATGATGAGCCGGTCAAGGAGAACGGGATAGGCGATGACGGCTACAAGTGCGAGCACCAGCCCGGCCGGCAGGATGAATCCCGGCACACCGCTGCCCGCCATATCTCACACCGCCCCCGTCCGCATTCCCGGTCCCGTCATCAGTTCTTCAGGGAAATATCCCCGCCCGGCGGGATAAACATTTCTCGGATCCGGCGGGAGAATGGCCGAAGCGTCCGGAGCCCCTGACCCCGGGACCACCGGGGCCTGCACGCAGGCCGGCGGGCATGACCTCCGGAGACTTCCCGGACCCACAGGCCACGAAGCCCTCACACCCGGATCCCGGGGCCCTTCACTGAAAAAGGTTACTATCTCTCAGGAGAATATACGTGAGGCAAGTATTTGGGCGAGGGTTGCTGAGCCTGGCCAAAGGCGCCGGACTTAAGATCCGGTCCCGCAGGGGTCCGTGGGTTCGAATCCCACCCCTCGCATCTTTTTGTGGGGTTATTACTAAGACGAAAAAAGGCGACATTCTGATTCTGGGTGTACGCGATAGCTGATCACCCCCCTCTGTCAAGTGTTACAATTTCTACTGGGGCATTGACTTAGAAATTAGGTATAGGAAATCGACATATTTTTCTCAATATATACATGTGATAATCGGTACCGATACTACGCTATGCATGGCAGAAATTTTTATTTTATTATTTTTAATAACGGGTTGTCATATTATACTCACGTGATACTATCACCCACGTATAATGACGTTCATTGAAATTATTAGGGGGATGTCATATGAGGAAACGGATTGTACTGGGAATATTGCTGATAGCAATGTGTATTATTGGTACGGCAAGTGCAACAAAGGATTTAGAATTTGGTATTCGGGTTGATGTCGTTGCCACACCCGATCCCGTTGCACCAGGTGGTATTCTGGAGTATTACATCGACTATTCTGTTTTTAGTCTCTCACAGATTGGTGCAGATGGTAAACAAACTATAGGTATATCCTATGATCCGGCTGACCTGGAATTTATTTCGGCATCACGTTCAGCGTTGTCCGAGTCTCCGGGTGTTGTAGCGTTTGATTTAGGTTTCGGATCCGGATCGATGTCGATATACATGAAAGTACTTCGCGCAACGCCGGGTATCATCGCAACCGAATTTCATTCATTAGCCCTAACGGGCCCTCCGGAATTCTCCTATATAGGCGAAAGTCGCAGTACGATTACCACTGACGTGACAATTCCAAGTGCGGTTCCTGAATTTCCCTCGATGGCAATTCCGGTCGTGATTATTATAGGAATGGCATTTTTGATTCTCTTTATTCGTAAGTGAACGAGGGAATATAAATCATTTTTTTCAAACACTCGTTCTTGGAGATGTGACAATTCTCGCCCTCCCGCTCCCCCCCCTTGCCGGCCTGCTTTTCACGGTTGTGGCGATACGGCGGAAGAAATAGCATTCCTTCTTTTATTTCATCCCCGTTTCTCCAACCGCTTCCGCACATGCCTGTTCATCGTGAATGGCTTGTCTCTCATCGCATTCTGTTTCAGGTAATGCAGCATCACTTTCCGTGCACCCGTAGGCTGCAGTCGCAGTGCATACCTTTCCGTCCTCACAAAATCCTTCGCCGTCATCACATCTGTTTCAACACGATTGATGATCGCCATATCCACAAGGAACCGGAATAGCTCCTGCAGGTCATACGCCAGGCTGTTCTTGCCCGGCTGCATCTCGTGCAGGAACCCTACATGAGCATCAAGGCCGGTGGCGTTGATCGCCAGGAGGCATTCCGCTTCAAGAAGCGAATACCCGTAGTTCAGCATATTATTGACCTAATCCCCCGCTCCGGATGGCCGCATATTACCGGTAACGCCACGGGCGGATTCGATGATTTTACTTCCTGCGGAAGTGCATTGCATATCTTTAAGCCAATTAAAAGTTACCGGACAAGTGACTCCGGACAGGGAGTAATGATAACGGAGCGTGAAAAGCATGAAAAGTCTGGCAATCTGTACATTCGCTGTGCTTCTGCTGGCACTGGTGCCGGGTGCGGCAGCGGTTGATGTCACCATGTATGAATGGGACCTGAATGTGGATGGCGTTCTCTATAGTGCGGGAGGATCCGGCTATCCGGCCGGGGTGGACCTTACCGGTTTTGATCCTTCCACGGGACTGGGAGTAATTGCTGTCCGGGTAAACAAACCGGGAACACATACCGTTCTTGGATTTTTCGATGCAGAAATCGATGAAGTCATCAACACGTACTTCAATGAATTCGGAGACACTCACGGCTCCCCTGCTCCGGGGCAGGTCTGGGAAATTGATGAACCGGGTTATGTGTATGGGAATATCCATGATAATTTCATCGGCATGACGCTGGACAACACGAACGGTGTGCCCGCTTCATTTCCTGACGACGTATCCATGGCGACGGGATGGCATCAATTCACCCTTGGAGATGGGCAGGCGGCAACAATCCTTTTCTCTCTCTCAATGACGCCTCCTTCCTCGGGATTTTACCTTCTGCATACGGACCCGGAATCTTCTGCGACGATCTATTTACAGAGTTCGCTCGCAATTGAACCCGTCTCCGTCCCCGAATTCCCCACCCTCGCTCTTCCGCTCATCACCCTCATCGGCCTGCTGTTCACGGTCGGGGCAGTGCAAAGGATGAAGTAATTCATTCTCTTTTTCATAAATAGAGTAGTAATGAAGAGTTCGAATGCCCGTGCACAATGGGGGAGAACCAATGCGTGTAATAACGATATTCTATTCATATTCCGGGATCACCCGGGGCATTGCAGAGAAAATACAGGAGGCCTGCGGGGGTGACCTTGTCGAGGTGAAAGCCGTTACGCCCTATTCCACGATCACCGCGTACTCTCTGGGGTGCTACCGGGCAATGAAGGGGGAGTGCGACGAAATAGAGCCGGCTTCCATCGACGTTTCCGCATCCGATAGTATCGTGATCGGAACTCCCGTCTGGGCGTTTCGGGCGACTCCCGCGATCAACGGTGCGGTCGAGGCGCTCACCGGATGCGAAGGGAAAACCGCCGTCCTGTTTGCCACCTGCGGCGGGATGGCAAAGGATACGCTCCCATTCCTTGCAGAAGCGCTGGCGGCAAAGGATGTCCGGATCGCAGGAGAGTATGTGTTCGACAAAAATGACGTGGGGGACAGCGATACAATCGACGCCCTGATAGCTGCGGTCAAATTCGCCGGAGGTTCTGACTGAAAAAATCTTCTCGCCGATCTGTCATCAGATAAAGCGTAATACTTTTTAAAAATAAAAACCAAGGCGAAATCCTCAACCCAGTCTGAATGCCAGAATCCGGTGTGCTTTCTTCGCGGCGGAAAAAAGGCCGGCGATCCTGAAGATCAGTCCGTAGCCTGCATCCAGCTTTTTAATCTCGTCCGAATCAGTGAAATACCATTCCTCGACGAATGATATCCCGTCATTCCAGTCTTCGATTTCCCCGGCCTCGTCGATCCCCCAGCAGACCTCCGCACCGGTTTTATCGATGGAGGGATGCCTCGACATCCCTTTTACCGCCCGCTTGCTGAATGAGTCGAATACCAGCAGACATCCGGGAAAAGTCTCCTGCAATTTAAGAACCAGGGATTTGACATCCTCCTCCCGGAGGTACATGAACAGTCCCTCGGCGATTATGAGAAAAGGTCCCGGATTTCCGGCAGGAATCTCCGTCCAGCTCAAATCCGTCACTGATGAGGGAATCAGATGGTAACGATCCGATGCATCATGGAAATGCCTTCTCAGCTCAATCACGTCCGGATAATCAAGGTCGTACCATTCCACACGCCCATTGTCAACCCTGAAAAACCGGGAATCCAGACCGCAGCCCAGATGGAGAACCGTGCCATTCGGATTATTTTCAAGAAACGCTCTCGCGTAGTGATCGAACTGTTTCGCCCGGATGCAGATCGTAACATGGGTCTGTTTCGGCACTTTCAATAGCGAAAAGTCATAATCGATGCTCTCAACCATTCTGACGGCATTTTGATCCGATATTACAGGATTATCCTTCATGGTTTCACGGGCTTTGCAGATGAGAGGAACCAGCAGTGTTTCCTTCTCTTTATCAAATCTGATCTTATAGTGTTCCATATATGCCCCCAAACCGGTCAGGATAGCTGTTGTTGTGATGATTATTCAGAATCAGACGTTATCCATGTAATTTACTTGAAAGATCATTCAAGATTGAACAAAGAAAAAGGTATTCTCTATCAAAATTTTTCAGGCATCAGCTGTCTCTCCGGTTATGATGCATTATCTCTGGATGTTTTCCGGTACATCACTCCCTGAAAGATGGCAATCCGTGTCCCTTCCCCATCAATGATGATAACGGTATAGAAAACAAGCTTTGGATTTATGCAAATTCCTTAGCGTCTGCTATAGTGTGCCTTCCCGTGCGGCCGTGAGATCTGAGATATGGGCGTTGATGGCGGGGGGATTTTGGTGCCTGGGATGAGAAGGCTGAAGTCGCTGACTGGATCCTCCGTTGTTAATATCATTGAGGCCGGGTATTGCAAATCTCAGGCTGATAAGCGGGGGAGATTGACCGGGTGCCCAAATTCATCCGGTTAAAAATGACCATAGCCCTTTCAGGGAAAAAAAGTTGTTCAGACCGGGAGCACCCGGCCGCCATAGATCTCGTTGATGACTGCGGCAATACCCATGTAAAGCGCCAGAGCGCCGGCAACAATACCGGTAAGACCGGCAAGGGTATGGATCAGGTGCACGCCCGTCAGGTTTGCGGCCACGAGGAGCACCACCAGAAGCACGACTGCCGCGAGGGTGATCTGCAGGAGACGGTGCATTTTCAGGCTGCAGATAAAGAGCCCGACGATCAGGATACCCCAGACAGACAGGAATGCCGCGAGATCAACAGGGGTTGGTGCCGTGGCAAGGCCGAGCGCCGGCATCATCAGGATTGCCGCGAAGGAGATCCAGAACAGCCCGAAACTCCCGAAGGTGACCATGCCGAAGGTGTTGTTCTTCCTCCATTCCATAAGACCGACGATGAGCTGGGCAAGTCCGCCATAGAAGAGCGCCATCGAGACGATGGGGCTGGTCAGCCCTGTTGCTCCGGCATTGTGGATGCTGAGCAAAATTGTGGTCATCCCGAATGCACAGAGCCCGAGTGGTGCAGGGTTTGCGGTATTGTCAATCAGGAAGAGGTTGTTCCTGCTCTTTTCTTCGATTGGTTCCATAAAATTTCACTCACTCCTATAAACCGGTGCAGAAAAACCCTGACAAGCTGATAAAATTCGGCTATGATGCACCGTGCCGTTAACGTTATGGTGCATACTATTAAACGATTTTTATCTGATCATGATATAAATTAGGGGTGGTGCACCATTTTTTCGACTATGATGTGATGGTGCACCAAAATTGATCCGCACTCCGGAATACGTTACATATGGCCCCGGCGAAGCCTTCCTGAAAATGCAGTATAATGCACCCTTTATTATAACGCCGGGTGGAAACCCTCAAAATGGTATGTATTCATTGCTATTTGCAAAAATATCGCATGAATTTGGTTTTTAACGGGTCATGTTACCGTGATCCGGATTTATAGTATAGGGAGTTTGTTTTTTTTGCAAAAACGTATATTCTGGTCTTTTTTGTAAAAATACCTGCGCAGTAACACTTTTATGAATTCAGACAAAATATTGTATGTAAAATTTTTCCGGTGTTATCTTAAAATACCGGTCTGAATTGGTTGTGTTATCGTGTTAGGTAAAAGATTGAATGTGTTTTTCATTATTGGAATTATTCTGTGCGCAGGAATTCTGGCTGCGGGATGCACGGGCCAGGATGGGAACCTGCAGGCAACGGATGGGGGGACAACGGACACCGGAGTGAAGGAAAAAGTAGTCCTCATCGCCATCCCCTACGATACCGAAACCTCCAGCGGAAATGTTCTCAAGCTGGTATTTGACCAGGCAGGATATGATCTTGAGATAAAGGCCGTCGATGTGGGTCTTGCATGGCAGGGCCTTGCCGAAGGCTCCGGTGACTTCTTCGTGGGTGCATGGCTCCCGACCTGTCACGGGCAGTATCTGGAGAGTGTGGGGGACGACATTGAGTTTGTCCGGATCAACATGCAGGGTACCCGGTGCGGCCTCGCGGTCCCGTCATACGTCACCATCGACTCGATTGAGGAACTGAACTCCGTAAAGGACAAATTTGACGGAACGATCATCGGCATTGAGCCCGGCGCCGGCATCATGCGGGGAACCGACAAGGCAATCGAGGACTATGGCCTTGAATATACGCTCCAGGCCGGCAGTGAAGCCGGCATGGTGGCATCATTGAAATCGGCGATAAAAGACGGGGACTGGATCGTTGTCACCGGTTGGTCGCCACACTGGAAGTTTGTCAAGTGGGATCTCAAGTATCTCGACGACCCCCAAAACATCTACGGCGGTGAGGAGTATATCGCCACCTACACCCGGATGGGTCTGGCGGATGAGATGCCGGAGGTCTATGCCATCCTCGAGCGGTTCCACTGGGAGGCTGCTGATATGGAATCCATCATGCTCGACATGAATGAGGGGATGACAGAGGAGGATGCCGCCTTGAAATGGGTGAATGCTCATCCCGAACAGGTCGCCGAGTGGCTCGGAAAGGCCTGAAAATCCACCTTTTTTACTATTTATTTATCCCGGCTTATTCCGTAAAAGATGGCACTTTCGTGATATATCCCGAAACTGTCCGTTCATTGCTCCGCCTACCGCACCGTACCAATCGCTGGGGAGATCTGTCGGATGGCAGGAGCCGTGGCGTTTACCGCCTGATCTTTCGTGGGGGGCCGGATGGCTCGTGCTCCGGTGGAGGAACGTCATCTCGAAATTGTGCCGGCACACGGCGATCAGGACGGTCCGTTCTACAATGTTTGTATATCCAATAGGTTTATCACTAGTGATAACCGAATCTCACATACGGCAGGCCTTCTCCTTATGCGGACTCGCGGGGTGAGTGAATTTTATGAAAGACTTCAATCCTGACTGGGTGGATGCGAATATTCCATGGCTAAAATCAAAGATTGGTATACTGGAACCCTTTGATCCCTCGTCCGAATTTTATAAGCGTCTGGGAACTGCAGTCTCGAGTACTGAGTTCGCAGAG encodes:
- a CDS encoding ArsR family transcriptional regulator, which codes for MRVITIFYSYSGITRGIAEKIQEACGGDLVEVKAVTPYSTITAYSLGCYRAMKGECDEIEPASIDVSASDSIVIGTPVWAFRATPAINGAVEALTGCEGKTAVLFATCGGMAKDTLPFLAEALAAKDVRIAGEYVFDKNDVGDSDTIDALIAAVKFAGGSD
- a CDS encoding glycine/betaine ABC transporter, with the protein product MLGKRLNVFFIIGIILCAGILAAGCTGQDGNLQATDGGTTDTGVKEKVVLIAIPYDTETSSGNVLKLVFDQAGYDLEIKAVDVGLAWQGLAEGSGDFFVGAWLPTCHGQYLESVGDDIEFVRINMQGTRCGLAVPSYVTIDSIEELNSVKDKFDGTIIGIEPGAGIMRGTDKAIEDYGLEYTLQAGSEAGMVASLKSAIKDGDWIVVTGWSPHWKFVKWDLKYLDDPQNIYGGEEYIATYTRMGLADEMPEVYAILERFHWEAADMESIMLDMNEGMTEEDAALKWVNAHPEQVAEWLGKA